The following coding sequences lie in one Miscanthus floridulus cultivar M001 chromosome 9, ASM1932011v1, whole genome shotgun sequence genomic window:
- the LOC136480293 gene encoding uncharacterized protein, with the protein MAIPNYTYLKLKMPGLNDVITMGSTFSHAYTCDRKHYELATAIINSAKLPWLGESSTPTVPDCNKPTSSTAFHPLEETKVVGIDPTDPTKTVRIRTQLSAK; encoded by the coding sequence atggcgatccccaactacacctacctcaagttgaagatgccaggactgaACGatgtcatcactatgggtagcaccttttcgcacgcgTACACGTGCGACCGcaagcattacgagctcgccactgccatcatcaactcagcCAAGCTCCCTTGGCTTGGAGAATCATCGACCCCAACAGTCccggactgcaacaagccaacctcctcgactgccttccacccactcgaggaaactaaagTGGTaggaatcgaccccaccgacccaaccaagacggtgcggatcaggacccagctctcggccaaatag